One segment of Syngnathus scovelli strain Florida chromosome 6, RoL_Ssco_1.2, whole genome shotgun sequence DNA contains the following:
- the mapk8ip2 gene encoding C-Jun-amino-terminal kinase-interacting protein 2 isoform X2, translated as MADRAEMFSLNTFHSLSPPGCRPAHDISLEEFDDEDLSEITDDCGIGLNYDSDPYEKDSLILEKNDMHHPVCSFQDDFQEFEMIDDEDEDEEDEDEEDEEADPDAPPSPSASPPPSPILGTLKSRPTTLNLTTAVSQDSLNNNSSQSPKKESWQDSLRNPSTQGRTTPTHSCLEDGNHVTSQCPASSLSQSPGSQSQGSFGQLKSHPCPGEVTQPKADPSIHTTRVPSVDEHSQCSDTEVDHDLNNGHNRKHLNWLATDTYTITSESGMEAGNDLDPDGTSHCLSSTAPLGGNDDADTPLSDDELDKDFEVEFMRKETYDMVCKENPLSYVEFPCIEPYELAAFSSSVSSSRSDAPDQSKNSDSAALVAPVVPAHESHSPSSDPGIADMNQQGYATSDLDKELSSPGSDSELDGEVDIEFACEGPVRSNMISSISETELDLTSDSSSGRSSHLTNSIEEASSPTSDQELDPDTELEQDSGIVGLKASLFLGQPDPIKEASPRPSPSPLLSPTIATPSPDDSPILPPKLYNDDRTLIELKNMDDDLSGEHQADPDETLPPQQCEDSMSRQMVLKIEPDHSLECFKRSFYLPVGPRLMPDADDYDETSEGDSESESEDDLSENSDSPWLLSNLVNRMISEGSYPISCPEECFKREVSVSDTISPSSEMGDGESFADEEPEMIRSEKYEVKKVKAEESQRLKMVQLSNEGVAMNSCLYMCNPTGDIIEPLSPDNCEQISRESTDCSSCTAPVPTTAKNLDKLFKNTKRPEENVEPNNDLTMLEGRKDMDSPSLSESIGSDKDVGRETEPRTTSRSSASIERITEVKHSLTLDIPTAQANRCFSLTYSTDNDEEDDQGDSYPFLDDLRRRSYRGSDSKVDGSPPVDTNMPDQPCPDRNLPLCEKDLSAKPPSEDDGLAYDSMKYTLVVDENTTLELVSLRRCTSVLSDDSELSTLCDEEPLRTGQVDYYCDDEGVRPELLSSSGDSSPEVDLPFSKKFLNVFVNSTSRSSSTESFGLFSCTINGEERDQTHRAVYRFIPRHADELELDVDDPLYVEEEEDDYWYRGYNMRTGERGIFPAFYAHEVIGHAKEMLAMKRNPAWIETFDVQFLGSVEVPQHQGNGILCAAMQKIALSRKRTVHVRPPSLCELEISLQGVKLIMSLEDEYDCLDEFDRCSHFFQMKNISFCGCHPKNNCYFGFITKHPMLSRFACHVFVSQESMRPVAECVGRAFQEYYQEHVEYACPTEDIYLE; from the exons GACTCCCTCATTCTGGAGAAAAATGACATGCACCACCCAGTGTGCTCCTTCCAAGATGACTTTCAAGAGTTTGAAATGATTGACGAcgaagatgaggatgaggaagatgaggatgaggaagatgaggaggcgGACCCCGATGCACCGCCGTCTCCCTCAGCGTCACCTCCCCCGTCGCCCATTCTCGGCACCCTGAAAAGCAGACCCACCACGCTAAACCTTACCACGGCTGTGTCGCAG GattcactgaacaacaacagcagTCAATCACCAAAGAAAGAAAGCTGGCAGGACTCTTTGCGCAACCCATCTACACAGG GCCGTACGACTCCAACTCACTCATGTCTGGAGGATGGTAACCATGTGACAAGCCAATGTCCAGCCTCATCGCTTTCCCAGTCACCAGGGTCCCAGAGTCAAG GCTCATTTGGCCAACTCAAGTCCCATCCTTGCCCTGGTGAAGTCACTCAACCAAAGGCTGACCCTTCAATTCACACCACCAGAGTACCTTCTGTTGATGAGCATTCCCAGTGTTCGGACACAGAGGTGGACCATGACCTCAACAACGGCCACAACCGCAAACATTTAAATTGGCTTGCCACTGACACGTACACAATCACAAGCGAGTCTGGCATGGAAGCCGGGAATGACTTGGATCCAGATGGAACCAGTCACTGCTTGTCATCTACTGCTCCTTTGGGAGGCAACGATGATGCCGACACCCCCTTGTCTGACGACGAGCTCGACAAAGACTTTGAAGTTGAGTTCATGCGCAAGGAGACATATGATATGGTGTGCAAGGAGAATCCATTATCGTATGTGGAGTTCCCATGCATTGAACCATACGAGCTGGCAGCCTTCTCCAGCTCTGTATCCTCCAGTCGCTCAGATGCTCCTGACCAGTCCAAAAATTCAGATTCCGCAGCCTTGGTAGCTCCGGTGGTTCCGGCTCATGAGTCCCACTCTCCGTCGTCAGATCCTGGGATAGCAGACATGAACCAACAAGGTTATGCGACTTCAGACTTGGATAAGGAACTGAGCTCTCCAGGTTCTGACTCTGAGCTTGATGGAGAAGTGGACATAGAATTTGCTTGTGAGGGTCCTGTGCGCTCAAATATGATCTCGTCCATCTCAGAAACAGAGCTCGACCTGACTAGTGATAGCAGCAGTGGGCGCTCCTCTCATCTCACCAACTCTATCGAGGAAGCCAGCTCACCCACATCAGACCAGGAACTGGACCCAGATACTGAGTTAGAGCAAGACAGTGGTATTGTGGGACTTAAAGCATCTCTCTTTTTGGGCCAACCTGACCCAATCAAAGAAGCTTCTCCCCGACCCTCTCCATCACCTTTACTCTCCCCAACGATCGCCACCCCATCCCCTGATGACTCTCCCATTTTGCCACCCAAGTTGTACAATGATGACAGAACTCTGATTGAGTTAAAGAACATGGATGACGATCTGTCTGGCGAGCACCAGGCTGACCCAGATGAAACCCTTCCTCCTCAACAGTGCGAGGACAGCATGTCCAGACAAATGGTGCTCAAGATAGAACCTGACCACAGCCTTGAGTGCTTCAAACGCTCCTTCTACCTTCCAGTGGGACCCAGACTTATGCCTGATGCAGATGATTACGATGAAACTAGTGAAGGGGATTCGGAATCGGAAAGTGAGGACGACCTGAGTGAGAACTCTGACTCACCCTGGCTGCTTAGCAATTTGGTCAACAGGATGATCTCAGAAGGCTCATACCCAATCAGCTGTCCTGAGGAGTGCTTCAAGAGGGAGGTGTCTGTGTCAGATACTATCTCACCATCCTCAGAAATGGGCGATGGTGAAAGTTTTGCTGATGAGGAGCCAGAAATGATAAGATCAGAGAAGTATGAAGTGAAAAAAGTTAAGGCTGAGGAAAGTCAGAGACTGAAGATGGTGCAGCTTTCAAATGAAGGTGTAGCCATGAACTCTTGCCTCTATATGTGTAACCCCACCGGTGACATAATCGAACCACTGAGTCCTGATAACTGTGAACAAATTTCACGCGAATCCACAGATTGCTCGTCATGCACCGCTCCAGTCCCCACCACTGCAAAGAATTTAGATAAACTCTTCAAGAACACCAAAAGACCAGAGGAGAACGTTGAGCCAAATAATGACTTGACAATGCTAGAGGGAAGAAAGGACATGGACTCTCCGAGCCTTAGCGAGAGTATCGGAAGCGACAAAGACGTAGGACGAGAGACAGAGCCCCGAACGACAAGTCGCTCATCTGCCTCCATTGAACGAATCACTGAGGTCAAACACAGTCTGACTCTGGACATACCGACTGCTCAAGCCAACCGTTGTTTCAGCCTCACCTACTCCACGGACAATGATGAGGAAGATGACCAAGGGGACTCATACCCATTCTTGGATGACTTGAGAAGGCGTTCCTACAGGGGTAGCGATTCAAAGGTTGATGGTTCACCTCCTGTCGACACCAACATGCCGGACCAGCCATGTCCAGATCGTAACCTCCCACTATGTGAGAAAGACCTGTCTGCGAAGCCACCCAGTGAAGACGATGGACTGGCCTACGACTCCATGAAGTACACGCTTGTGGTTGATGAGAACACAACTCTGGAACTAGTGAGCCTCAGAAG GTGCACATCGGTCCTAAGCGACGACAGTGAGCTCTCCACTTTATGCGACGAAGAGCCTTTGAGGACGGGTCAGGTGGACTACTATTGTGATGACGAAGGGGTGAGGCCAGAACTGCTTAGTTCTTCGGGAGACTCGTCCCCTGAGGTGGACCTCCCGTTTTCCAAGAAGTTCCTCAACGTCTTCGTCAATAGCACATCACGCTCATCAA GTACAGAATCCTTTGGACTTTTCTCCTGCACCATCAATGGGGAGGAGAGGGACCAAACGCACAGGGCAGTGTACAG GTTTATTCCAAGACATGCAGATGAACTGGAGCTGGATGTGGATGACCCTCTGtatgtggaggaagaggaggacgacTACTGGTACAGAGGTTACAACATGCGCACGGGAGAACGTGGTATTTTCCCTGCCTTCTACGCCCACGAGGTCATCGGTCACGCCAAAGAGATGTTGG CCATGAAACGTAACCCAGCATGGATAGAGACATTCGACGTGCAGTTCTTGGGGTCCGTCGAGGTCCCTCAACATCAAGGCAATGGAATTCTTTGCGCTGCCATGCAGAAG ATTGCACTGTCCAGGAAGCGAACGGTGCACGTGCGGCCCCCCTCCCTGTGTGAGTTGGAGATTAGCTTGCAAGGAGTGAAGCTAATCATGAGTCTGGAGGATGAATACGATTGTCTGGATGAG TTTGACAGATGCAGTCACTTTTTCCAAATGAAGAACATCTCTTTCTGCGGTTGTCATCCCAAAAACAACTG cTACTTTGGCTTCATCACAAAGCACCCCATGCTGAGCAGGTTTGCGTGTCACGTGTTTGTCTCCCAAGAGTCCATGCGACCTGTAGCAGAGTGTGTTGG TCGGGCGTTCCAGGAATATTACCAGGAACACGTGGAGTACGCCTGTCCCACTGAGGACATCTATCTGGAGTAA
- the mapk8ip2 gene encoding C-Jun-amino-terminal kinase-interacting protein 2 isoform X1, whose product MADRAEMFSLNTFHSLSPPGCRPAHDISLEEFDDEDLSEITDDCGIGLNYDSDPYEKDSLILEKNDMHHPVCSFQDDFQEFEMIDDEDEDEEDEDEEDEEADPDAPPSPSASPPPSPILGTLKSRPTTLNLTTAVSQDSLNNNSSQSPKKESWQDSLRNPSTQGRTTPTHSCLEDGNHVTSQCPASSLSQSPGSQSQGTPAKQAGEGGNPHSPHRPLLCDMEGNRRERLEYGSFGQLKSHPCPGEVTQPKADPSIHTTRVPSVDEHSQCSDTEVDHDLNNGHNRKHLNWLATDTYTITSESGMEAGNDLDPDGTSHCLSSTAPLGGNDDADTPLSDDELDKDFEVEFMRKETYDMVCKENPLSYVEFPCIEPYELAAFSSSVSSSRSDAPDQSKNSDSAALVAPVVPAHESHSPSSDPGIADMNQQGYATSDLDKELSSPGSDSELDGEVDIEFACEGPVRSNMISSISETELDLTSDSSSGRSSHLTNSIEEASSPTSDQELDPDTELEQDSGIVGLKASLFLGQPDPIKEASPRPSPSPLLSPTIATPSPDDSPILPPKLYNDDRTLIELKNMDDDLSGEHQADPDETLPPQQCEDSMSRQMVLKIEPDHSLECFKRSFYLPVGPRLMPDADDYDETSEGDSESESEDDLSENSDSPWLLSNLVNRMISEGSYPISCPEECFKREVSVSDTISPSSEMGDGESFADEEPEMIRSEKYEVKKVKAEESQRLKMVQLSNEGVAMNSCLYMCNPTGDIIEPLSPDNCEQISRESTDCSSCTAPVPTTAKNLDKLFKNTKRPEENVEPNNDLTMLEGRKDMDSPSLSESIGSDKDVGRETEPRTTSRSSASIERITEVKHSLTLDIPTAQANRCFSLTYSTDNDEEDDQGDSYPFLDDLRRRSYRGSDSKVDGSPPVDTNMPDQPCPDRNLPLCEKDLSAKPPSEDDGLAYDSMKYTLVVDENTTLELVSLRRCTSVLSDDSELSTLCDEEPLRTGQVDYYCDDEGVRPELLSSSGDSSPEVDLPFSKKFLNVFVNSTSRSSSTESFGLFSCTINGEERDQTHRAVYRFIPRHADELELDVDDPLYVEEEEDDYWYRGYNMRTGERGIFPAFYAHEVIGHAKEMLAMKRNPAWIETFDVQFLGSVEVPQHQGNGILCAAMQKIALSRKRTVHVRPPSLCELEISLQGVKLIMSLEDEYDCLDEFDRCSHFFQMKNISFCGCHPKNNCYFGFITKHPMLSRFACHVFVSQESMRPVAECVGRAFQEYYQEHVEYACPTEDIYLE is encoded by the exons GACTCCCTCATTCTGGAGAAAAATGACATGCACCACCCAGTGTGCTCCTTCCAAGATGACTTTCAAGAGTTTGAAATGATTGACGAcgaagatgaggatgaggaagatgaggatgaggaagatgaggaggcgGACCCCGATGCACCGCCGTCTCCCTCAGCGTCACCTCCCCCGTCGCCCATTCTCGGCACCCTGAAAAGCAGACCCACCACGCTAAACCTTACCACGGCTGTGTCGCAG GattcactgaacaacaacagcagTCAATCACCAAAGAAAGAAAGCTGGCAGGACTCTTTGCGCAACCCATCTACACAGG GCCGTACGACTCCAACTCACTCATGTCTGGAGGATGGTAACCATGTGACAAGCCAATGTCCAGCCTCATCGCTTTCCCAGTCACCAGGGTCCCAGAGTCAAGGTACTCCAGCAAAACAAGCAGGGGAGGGTGGGAACCCCCATTCCCCTCACAGGCCCCTCCTCTGTGACATGGAGGGCAACAGGCGGGAGAGGCTTGAATACG GCTCATTTGGCCAACTCAAGTCCCATCCTTGCCCTGGTGAAGTCACTCAACCAAAGGCTGACCCTTCAATTCACACCACCAGAGTACCTTCTGTTGATGAGCATTCCCAGTGTTCGGACACAGAGGTGGACCATGACCTCAACAACGGCCACAACCGCAAACATTTAAATTGGCTTGCCACTGACACGTACACAATCACAAGCGAGTCTGGCATGGAAGCCGGGAATGACTTGGATCCAGATGGAACCAGTCACTGCTTGTCATCTACTGCTCCTTTGGGAGGCAACGATGATGCCGACACCCCCTTGTCTGACGACGAGCTCGACAAAGACTTTGAAGTTGAGTTCATGCGCAAGGAGACATATGATATGGTGTGCAAGGAGAATCCATTATCGTATGTGGAGTTCCCATGCATTGAACCATACGAGCTGGCAGCCTTCTCCAGCTCTGTATCCTCCAGTCGCTCAGATGCTCCTGACCAGTCCAAAAATTCAGATTCCGCAGCCTTGGTAGCTCCGGTGGTTCCGGCTCATGAGTCCCACTCTCCGTCGTCAGATCCTGGGATAGCAGACATGAACCAACAAGGTTATGCGACTTCAGACTTGGATAAGGAACTGAGCTCTCCAGGTTCTGACTCTGAGCTTGATGGAGAAGTGGACATAGAATTTGCTTGTGAGGGTCCTGTGCGCTCAAATATGATCTCGTCCATCTCAGAAACAGAGCTCGACCTGACTAGTGATAGCAGCAGTGGGCGCTCCTCTCATCTCACCAACTCTATCGAGGAAGCCAGCTCACCCACATCAGACCAGGAACTGGACCCAGATACTGAGTTAGAGCAAGACAGTGGTATTGTGGGACTTAAAGCATCTCTCTTTTTGGGCCAACCTGACCCAATCAAAGAAGCTTCTCCCCGACCCTCTCCATCACCTTTACTCTCCCCAACGATCGCCACCCCATCCCCTGATGACTCTCCCATTTTGCCACCCAAGTTGTACAATGATGACAGAACTCTGATTGAGTTAAAGAACATGGATGACGATCTGTCTGGCGAGCACCAGGCTGACCCAGATGAAACCCTTCCTCCTCAACAGTGCGAGGACAGCATGTCCAGACAAATGGTGCTCAAGATAGAACCTGACCACAGCCTTGAGTGCTTCAAACGCTCCTTCTACCTTCCAGTGGGACCCAGACTTATGCCTGATGCAGATGATTACGATGAAACTAGTGAAGGGGATTCGGAATCGGAAAGTGAGGACGACCTGAGTGAGAACTCTGACTCACCCTGGCTGCTTAGCAATTTGGTCAACAGGATGATCTCAGAAGGCTCATACCCAATCAGCTGTCCTGAGGAGTGCTTCAAGAGGGAGGTGTCTGTGTCAGATACTATCTCACCATCCTCAGAAATGGGCGATGGTGAAAGTTTTGCTGATGAGGAGCCAGAAATGATAAGATCAGAGAAGTATGAAGTGAAAAAAGTTAAGGCTGAGGAAAGTCAGAGACTGAAGATGGTGCAGCTTTCAAATGAAGGTGTAGCCATGAACTCTTGCCTCTATATGTGTAACCCCACCGGTGACATAATCGAACCACTGAGTCCTGATAACTGTGAACAAATTTCACGCGAATCCACAGATTGCTCGTCATGCACCGCTCCAGTCCCCACCACTGCAAAGAATTTAGATAAACTCTTCAAGAACACCAAAAGACCAGAGGAGAACGTTGAGCCAAATAATGACTTGACAATGCTAGAGGGAAGAAAGGACATGGACTCTCCGAGCCTTAGCGAGAGTATCGGAAGCGACAAAGACGTAGGACGAGAGACAGAGCCCCGAACGACAAGTCGCTCATCTGCCTCCATTGAACGAATCACTGAGGTCAAACACAGTCTGACTCTGGACATACCGACTGCTCAAGCCAACCGTTGTTTCAGCCTCACCTACTCCACGGACAATGATGAGGAAGATGACCAAGGGGACTCATACCCATTCTTGGATGACTTGAGAAGGCGTTCCTACAGGGGTAGCGATTCAAAGGTTGATGGTTCACCTCCTGTCGACACCAACATGCCGGACCAGCCATGTCCAGATCGTAACCTCCCACTATGTGAGAAAGACCTGTCTGCGAAGCCACCCAGTGAAGACGATGGACTGGCCTACGACTCCATGAAGTACACGCTTGTGGTTGATGAGAACACAACTCTGGAACTAGTGAGCCTCAGAAG GTGCACATCGGTCCTAAGCGACGACAGTGAGCTCTCCACTTTATGCGACGAAGAGCCTTTGAGGACGGGTCAGGTGGACTACTATTGTGATGACGAAGGGGTGAGGCCAGAACTGCTTAGTTCTTCGGGAGACTCGTCCCCTGAGGTGGACCTCCCGTTTTCCAAGAAGTTCCTCAACGTCTTCGTCAATAGCACATCACGCTCATCAA GTACAGAATCCTTTGGACTTTTCTCCTGCACCATCAATGGGGAGGAGAGGGACCAAACGCACAGGGCAGTGTACAG GTTTATTCCAAGACATGCAGATGAACTGGAGCTGGATGTGGATGACCCTCTGtatgtggaggaagaggaggacgacTACTGGTACAGAGGTTACAACATGCGCACGGGAGAACGTGGTATTTTCCCTGCCTTCTACGCCCACGAGGTCATCGGTCACGCCAAAGAGATGTTGG CCATGAAACGTAACCCAGCATGGATAGAGACATTCGACGTGCAGTTCTTGGGGTCCGTCGAGGTCCCTCAACATCAAGGCAATGGAATTCTTTGCGCTGCCATGCAGAAG ATTGCACTGTCCAGGAAGCGAACGGTGCACGTGCGGCCCCCCTCCCTGTGTGAGTTGGAGATTAGCTTGCAAGGAGTGAAGCTAATCATGAGTCTGGAGGATGAATACGATTGTCTGGATGAG TTTGACAGATGCAGTCACTTTTTCCAAATGAAGAACATCTCTTTCTGCGGTTGTCATCCCAAAAACAACTG cTACTTTGGCTTCATCACAAAGCACCCCATGCTGAGCAGGTTTGCGTGTCACGTGTTTGTCTCCCAAGAGTCCATGCGACCTGTAGCAGAGTGTGTTGG TCGGGCGTTCCAGGAATATTACCAGGAACACGTGGAGTACGCCTGTCCCACTGAGGACATCTATCTGGAGTAA
- the arsa gene encoding arylsulfatase A — MELPRLGFVALLCICAQSTSPPNFVVIFADDLGFGDLGCYGHPSSLTPNLDRLAADGLRFTDFYCTSPVCSPSRASLLTGRYQTRSGIYPGVLYPGSIGGLPHNETTIAEVLKPLGYATAAVGKWHLGFGQNGTFLPTKQGFDEYLGIPYSHDMGPCHNLTCFPPDIKCFGQCDVNTVLVPLMHNEVIKEQPVNFLNLERAYSDFATRFITTSAKKKQPFFLYYPSHHTHYPQYAGQEAAGKTSRGPFGDSLLEFDNTVGKVLASLEENGVIHNTLVFFTSDNGPSLMRMSRGGNAGALRCGKGTTYEGGMREPAIAFWPGTITPGVTHELASTLDILPTIARLAGAKTPPVELDGVDMTEVLINHGTSKREAMMFYPTDPSENFGLFALRLGKYKAHFYTRGSTLSSMTPDKECSVFATLTAHDPPLLFDLEADPSEHYPLGPSGETDIPELLKRIKKVKKQFEASMVFGESQIGKGSDPQLQPCCSPQCSPKPHCCQC, encoded by the exons ATGGAATTGCCCCGCCTGGGATTTGTAGCCTTGTTATGCATTTGTGCACAGAGTACCTCGCCTCCCAATTTTGTCGTGATCTTCGCTGATGATCTGGGTTTTGGAGATTTAGGGTGTTACGGGCACCCCAGCTCGCTTACACCGAATCTAGACCGCCTTGCTGCAGACGGACTCCGCTTTACGGACTTTTACTGCACCAGCCCCGTCTGCAGCCCGTCCAG GGCATCACTGCTGACAGGACGGTATCAGACCCGCTCGGGTATTTATCCTGGAGTTCTGTATCCTGGTTCTATCGGCGGCCTGCCACACAATGAAACCACCATTGCCGAGGTGCTGAAGCCTCTGGGCTACGCCACGGCTGCTGTAGGGAAGTGGCACCTGGGATTCGGGCAGAACGGAACTTTCCTTCCCACCAAGCAGGGCTTCGACGAGTACCTAGGCATACCGTACTCACACGACATG GGCCCATGTCACAACCTGACCTGCTTCCCTCCAGACATCAAGTGCTTCGGGCAGTGCGACGTCAACACTGTTCTAGTCCCCCTGATGCATAATGAAGTCATCAAGGAACAGCCTGTGAACTTCCTGAATCTAGAACGAGCATACAGCGACTTCGCCACCAGGTTCATCACCACCTCGGCCAAGAAAAAGCAACCCTTCTTCCTCTACTATCCGTCCCAC CACACCCATTATCCCCAGTATGCGGGCCAGGAGGCTGCCGGGAAGACGTCGAGAGGCCCATTCGGAGACTCTCTGTTGGAGTTTGACAACACTGTCGGAAAGGTGCTCGCCAGCTTGGAGGAGAATGGAGTGATTCACAATACGCTGGTTTTCTTCACGTCAGACAATGG GCCTTCGCTGATGCGCATGTCCCGAGGTGGTAACGCCGGAGCTCTGAGATGCGGCAAAGGCACCACGTATGAGGGTGGCATGAGGGAGCCCGCCATCGCCTTCTGGCCTGGCACAATTACACCAG GTGTGACACATGAGCTGGCGAGCACTCTGGATATCCTGCCCACCATCGCTAGGCTAGCAGGAGCTAAAACACCACCAGTTGAGCTGGATGGTGTCGATATGACTGAAGTCCTCATCAATCACGGAACG AGTAAGAGGGAGGCAATGATGTTCTACCCTACTGATCCCAGTGAAAATTTCGGGCTCTTCGCTCTCCGACTTGGGAAGTACAAGGCGCACTTCTACACACGAG GTTCCACCCTAAGCAGCATGACCCCTGACAAAGAATGTTCAGTGTTCGCCACCCTTACCGCTCACGACCCGCCACTGCTCTTTGATTTGGAGGCCGACCCCTCAGAGCACTACCCGCTGGGGCCAAGCGGTGAGACTGACATACCGGAGCTGCTGAAGAGAATTAAGAAAGTTAAAAAGCAGTTTGAAGCCTCCATGGTGTTCGGAGAGAGTCAGATTGGGAAAGGAAGCGACCCTCAACTGCAGCCTTGCTGCAGTCCACAGTGCAGCCCGAAACCtcattgttgtcaatgctga
- the LOC125971043 gene encoding protein-tyrosine kinase 2-beta-like, giving the protein MTKVDPVLKQSTDSGTWDVPFMEKEQEQIDDTLQRQKRVMVADRQWLEQEEQQLDPAARQASNAKLPVKNPSDSSPPTTPASPDVTLCCPTAELDRADDQVYSSVMALVRQVVQLKNEVNMLPATEYPNAVRTVGVTLRSLIQHVDDVMPSLDGSVANEITGTKKLLNKDLGELINKMRLAQQNSVTTLKQECQRQMLAAAHTLALNSKNLLDAVDQARSRANLVKQRQDENRSGD; this is encoded by the exons ATGACGAAGGTGGATCCTGTCCTCAAACAATCCACAGATTCG GGAACCTGGGATGTGCCATTTATGGAGAAAGAGCAAGAACAAATTGATGACACTCTACAAAGGCAAAAAAGAGTGATGGTCGCGGATAGACAGTGGCTAGAGCAGGAGGAGCAACAACTG GATCCTGCTGCGCGACAAGCCTCAAATGCAAAG cttCCAGTGAAAAATCCGTCTGATA GTTCTCCACCAACAACCCCGGCGTCTCCTGACGTCACATTG TGTTGTCCCACAGCTGAATTGGACCGAGCAGATGATCAGGTTTACTCAAGTGTCATGGCTCTAGTCAGACAAGTGGTGCAGCTGAAGAATGAGGTCAACATGCTGCCTGCCACAGAGTACCCCAACGCTGTCAGA ACGGTTGGTGTCACTCTGCGAAGCCTCATCCAACACGTTGATGATGTCATGCCTTCCCTGGACGGCTCAGTTGCAAACGAG ATCACAGGCACAAAGAAGCTGCTGAACAAGGATTTGGGGGAATTGATCAATAAAATGAGATTGGCCCAGCAGAACTCAGTGACAACGCTGAAACAGGAGTGCCAACGACAGATGCTGGCTGCCGCACACACGCTGGCACTGAACTCCAAGAACCTACTGGATGCAGTGGACCAGGCCCGTTCCAGGGCCAACCTGGTCAAGCAGAGACAGGATGAAAACAGATCAGGGGATTAA
- the LOC125971038 gene encoding inosine-uridine preferring nucleoside hydrolase-like has product MKRKIILDVDTGVDDAQAIMMALSAPDVEILGITCCHGNTPLERVLKNTLRVLKVCNRLDIPVYAGCSQPLLSDKQHASDYHGKDGLGDVPDPDAPGLELVQKKKGVQALIKMVKQNQGEVTLVATAPLTNLAVAVQLDPSLPKKLKALHIMGGNIESRGNTTTCGEFNFVADTEAAYIVLERYTCPTTIASWEFTCSNSLPWSFCDQWLSVKTEKAAFMKKISSLSMTKARSEEYQKEITAGQGFNACDTYALAAAINDSLITESEQVAVTVEVDGTCTRGMMVLDYMDLLKKKHKVTIMKKVDLEKFKQMLINALK; this is encoded by the exons ATGAAaaggaagataatccttgatgtggaCACCGGGGTGGATGATGCTCAGGCCATCATGATGGCCTTGTCAGCGCCCGATGTGGAGATACTGGGAATCACCTGCTGCCATGGGAACACCCCCCTTGAGAGAGTCCTGAAGAACACTCTCCGGGTTCTGAAGGTGTGCAACAGGCTGGAT ATCCCAGTGTACGCAGGCTGCTCACAGCCCCTCCTGTCTGACAAACAACATGCCAGCGATTACCATGGGAAGGATGGGCTGGGTGACGTGCCAGATCCAGATGCTCCAGGGTTGGAACTGGTGCAGAAGAAAAAAGGTGTCCAGGCCTTGATCAAAATGGTCAAGCAAAACCAGGGAGAG GTGACCCTGGTGGCGACCGCACCTCTGACCAACCTTGCAGTCGCAGTGCAACTGGACCCTTCCCTTCCCAAGAAGCTGAAGGCTTTGCACATCATGGGAGGCAACATTGAGT CCAGGGGTAACACCACAACATGCGGTGAGTTTAACTTTGTCGCCGACACGGAGGCTGCCTACATCGTGCTGGAACGCTACACTTGCCCCACCACCATTGCCTCCTGGGAGTTCACCTGCAGTAACAGCCTGCCATGG TCTTTTTGTGACCAGTGGCTTTCTGTGAAGACTGAGAAAGCCGCCTTCATGAAGAAGATTTCATCCCTTTCCATGACG AAAGCTCGGTCAGAGGAATACCAGAAGGAAATCACAGCAGGACAAGGGTTCAATGCTTGTGACACCTATGCCCTGGCCGCTGCTATCAATGACTCACTCATCACAGAGAGTGAGCAG GTCGCTGTGACTGTAGAGGTAGATGGGACCTGTACCCGAGGCATGATGGTGTTGGATTACATGGACCTGTTGAAGAAGAAACACAAAGTAACCATTATGAAGAAAGTTGACTTGGAGAAGTTCAAGCAGATGCTCATCAATGCACTAAAATAG